Proteins encoded together in one Prunus dulcis chromosome 3, ALMONDv2, whole genome shotgun sequence window:
- the LOC117621302 gene encoding protein DJ-1 homolog D-like, protein MGNPKGEVQRRVLLLCGDYMEDYEAMVPFQALQAFGVSVDAVSPVKKAGDICATAITIQVESTDQANAESRGHNFTLNATFDDIEFDKYDGLVIPGGRSPEHLAMKASVVELARKFSDSRKPIAAICHGLLVLAPAGAVKGRKCTAVSTMKPGLVAAGAHWVEPDSLSVCVADDNLITGVTYYGNPEFIRLFLKALGGNICASERRVLIIIGNYAEDYEVTVPYQTLKVLGCHVDVVCPKKKAGDTCPTAIRDLEGGQTYSEIRGHNFVLTADFESIDASSYDALVLPGGKAPEFLALKEDVIVLVKQFMEARKPVASICHGLEILVAAGVLQGKKCTGYPGIKARVVSSGGTFVEADPIDRCVTDGNLVTAAAWHGQPELISQLMTLLDIRVSF, encoded by the exons atggggAATCCGAAAGGCGAGGTGCAGAGGAGGGTGTTGTTACTGTGCGGGGACTACATGGAAGATTACGAGGCAATGGTCCCATTTCAAGCACTGCAGGCATTTGGAGTCTCTGTTGATGCAGTTTCTCCTGTCAAGAAAGCTGGTGATATCTGCGCCACTGCCATAACCATTCAAGTAGAGTCCACTGACCAG GCTAATGCCGAATCTCGTGGTCACAATTTCACACTGAATGCAACATTTGATGACATCGAATTTGACAAATATGATGGTCTAGTTATACCAGGAGGACGATCTCCTGAACATCTTGCTATGAAGGCATCCGTTGTAGAATTGGCGAGAAAATTTTCTGACTCCAGAAAGCCAATTGCTGCTATTTGCCATGGGCTGTTGGTCTTAGCACCTGCAGGCGCTGTTAAAGGTCGCAAATGCACCGCGGTTTCAACTATGAAACCTGGATTGGTTGCTGCTGGTGCTCACTGGGTAGAACCCGATTCATTGTCAGTGTGTGTTGCTGATGATAATTTAATTACTGGGGTCACATATTATGGCAATCCTGAGTTCATTAGGCTTTTTCTCAAGGCACTAGGAGGCAACATATGTGCTTCAGAGAGAAGGGTCCTCATCATCATTGGA AACTACGCGGAAGATTATGAGGTAACTGTGCCTTATCAGACCCTCAAAGTTCTAGGATGCCATGTTGATGTGGTTTGCCCCAAGAAGAAAGCCGGTGATACCTGCCCAACTGCTATCCGTGATCTTGAAGGGGGCCAAACCTACAGTGAGATCCGGGgacataattttgttttaacaGCTGACTTTGAATCCATAGATGCCTCAAGTTATGACGCTCTTGTACTCCCTGGAGGTAAAGCTCCAGAGTTTTTGGCACTAAAGGAGGATGTTATTGTACTAGTGAAACAATTTATGGAAGCCAGGAAACCAGTTGCATCCATCTGCCATGGCCTGGAAATTTTAGTTGCTGCTGGTGTTCTGCAG GGGAAGAAATGTACTGGATACCCAGGGATTAAGGCTCGTGTGGTTTCGTCAGGGGGGACGTTTGTGGAAGCGGATCCAATAGATCGTTGTGTCACTGATGGAAATCTGGTTACCGCAGCAGCGTGGCATGGCCAACCAGAGCTTATTTCTCAGTTGATGACATTGCTTGATATTCGAGTATCATTCTAG